In Alkalimarinus alittae, the DNA window AGAAATTCATAACACACTACCCACAAGTTATTATGCGCGCAGTGTATCAGATATTAAGAGAAGACTGAGTGTTGAACACCCAAAAGTCATGATAAATTGTTTAGTTAATGCCCAATAGTTTAACTTCAAATATCAACACTGAGCCGGGCCCAATAGCACCCGCGCCAGAATCGCCATAGGCTAACTCACTAGGAATAAATAAACGTGTTTTCTCGCCTTCTACCATCAGTTGCAACCCTTCAGTCCAACCTTTGATCACTTGATTTAAACCAAAATCAATCGGCTGTCCGCGGGCAACAGAGCTATCAAACACAGTGCCATCTATGAGTGTGCCGTGGTAATGTACTTTTACACGGTCAGTTCGCTTAGGGTGAACAACCCCTGTACCTTTATTTAACACTTGGTATTGCAAGCCAGAAGCAGTTGTTTTAACCCCCTCCTTCTTGGCATTGTCCACCAAAAACTCAGCCCCTTTAACTTTATTCTCAGCAGCAAGTTTTTTGTTAACGAGCGATCTTCGCACTAAAAATACAGCGAGTAGCGTAACGACCACAGCAATAATAACCTGAGTCACAATAGTCCCCCTTTTAAAAATCAGAGTTTCAAATCTAAAATATAACTTCAATACCTGAACGCTTAACGTTGATATCACTCAAAGTTGGCGTGAATGCACTCCCTGTTAACTGCTTTATATCAAGCAAAACAATAACGGGTAAATCTTGGCCAACCAGCTGCGTTACCTGATTAAGCAAATCTTTATTTACCCCCGCGGTAGCGTCTTGCCAATCTAAACTGGCAATTTGAGGTTTCACTAACTGTAACTGTTGAGCCTTATTATCGAATCGAATTCCGCCTTTAATTAACGTTTTTGCATTAGCGGTTTGACCACTAGCAACGTCTTTAAGGGATATATTTAGTGCGATGCCCACTTGCTGTGTTTTTTCATAAAAATAAGGCTTCGGCTCGGTTAACCTGATGTAGTTCTCCCCCATGCGCGTTTCATAGGGAAACGTCATCGCGAGCATAGCATTAACTTGAGACTCGCCGATCATAAAACCAAACGCCCAAGTGGCGGTGGCAATAAATGAGGCCAGTAAAAATACACTGATTTTGTGGGTCCGTGAAAACAAAATTCCCTTAAACTGCATGCCTGTATCCTTTGTGATATACCCTGAGGGGCATTATTCTATCTATATGCGGGTGAATATATAGTACTTTAGTTAAGCCTTGTCTATCTATCCCTAGCTTTATTGGCCGCTCTAACACGCTAGAGCGCTAGTCAACGACCTTTTAGTAAGGTTACACTATGATGTTTTAAGCCCTTAAAACACAGTCAGAACTCGGAACACATATATGGATTTTACGGAAGTATTAAAGAGTCGTAGAAGTATTAGAGCATTCTCAGATAGACCCGTCGACCAGGCAATATTAGATGAAATTCTGAGCGAAGCACTCGAGTCTCCCTCTAGTTCAAATACACAACCCTACAAATTGGCAGTGGCTACCGGCGACACCTGTAAGCAATTAGGCAACGAGCTACTCGCTAAGTATCACAAATCCAATAAAATTCAGAAGCAACCACTCCCCTTAAAAATTATCTCGGCAATCACCAGTGATGCGCTACCCGATAGTGACTATAAACCAATGCTAGGCAAGTACCCGCCCATATTTCAAGAACGTCGAATAGCCACAGGGATGGGCCTTTATGAAACCTTAGGCATAGCACGAAAGGATAAAAAAGCCCGAGACGAGCAGATGGCAAAGAACTTTACGTTTTTTGATGCCCCCGTTGCTATATTTCTTTTTATTCACCCAGGTATGCAGCATACAGCCTTACTTGACGCGGGTATTTTGATGCAGTCTTTAATGCTTTCTGCCACCAATAAAGGCTTGGGTACCTGCGCTCAGGGTGCGCTTGGTATATGGCGCTCGCCGATTGATAAGCACTTTACTGTCCCTAAAGATTATAAACTTGTCTGCGGACTCGCGTTAGGCTATCCAGAAGATAACAAGGTCAACCACTACAAACCTAAAAAGATAGATTTAGATGAATTGTTAATCCCTAAAAAATAGTGCGGTTGAATAGAGTAAATTGGCGTATAATTACCCGCTTATTTACTCTACTTTTTGTAAGCGCCCGCTAAATGAATACTATCGATACCAGCCAATACCCTGCACTTCTTACAAGCAAAACTGACCGAATCAAACTAAAATTTGCTGAATTTACCGTTCCTGAACTAGAAGTGTTTGCTAGTAACCCTAGCCATTTCCGCCTACGGGCTGAGTTTCGAGTCTGGCATACAGGCGATCGATGTCATTATGCAATGACCGAAAAAGGCAATAATAAAAACATTTATGAAGTGGTCGACTTCCCTATTGCCTCTGAATTGATCAATCGATTAATGCCTGCCCTATTAGCAGAGCTCAATAGTACAGACGCACTTAAGCACCGCTTATTCCAAGCAGAGTTCTTAACCACCCTAAGCGGCGATGCCCTGATTACTTTAATCTATCACCGTCAACTGGATGATAACTGGAAATCGCTTGCACTATCCCTTCAAGAAAAGCTCGGCGTGTCGATTATTGGACGAGCCAGAAAGCAAAAAGTTGTTCTGGATAGAGACTATGTCATTGAAACGCTAACCGTTAATGAGCAGCAGTATAAGTACAAACAAATCGAAGGCGGCTTTACTCAGCCTAATGGTAAAATGAACCAAACCATGCTGAGCTGGGCTCAATCATGTTCAGACATCGCCAACCCGAATAAAGATTCTGATTTAGTGGAGCTTTATTGCGGAAACGGAAACTTCTCAATTGCACTCGCAGGACATTACCGAAAAATTCTAGCCACAGAAATATCTAAAACATCAGTCAATGCTGCTCAATATAATATTCAAGAAAATAACATTGATAACCTGATTATTGCACGCTTATCTAGCGAAGAGTTTGTACAAGCGCTACAAGGTGAACGGGAATTTCGTCGCCTAGAAGGTATCGAACTCAACGAGTACCAATTTGATACCGTTTTAGTGGACCCACCTAGAGCAGGGCTTGATGATGAGTCCGTTAAGCAGGTTCAGAAATATGACAATATCATCTATATTTCATGCAACCCAGAAACCTTATGTAACAACCTACAAATACTCGCAACAACACACGATATTAGGCGTTTTGCCTTGTTTGATCAGTTCCCTTACACAGACCATGTTGAGTGTGGTATTTTGCTAATTCGCAAGGTTAAATAGCCATAACAGTATCGAACAAATAATGTCGATAATAGCCTTTATTATCGACATTATTTAAGCGTTTTGTACGATGTTAAATGTACGTCGGGGCTCGTACAATGCCCCCTATTTATATTCAAGTAGGCACAGTTCAATTAAAACCTATGCCGCGTTATTAGCCAACTCCTTCGCTTTTTTTCGTCGCAACTCGATCACTTCTCGATCTTCTAGTGCATATTTTTGCAGCCCCGCAAAATGCACTTCGCGAATATAATGTTTCCAATCAATAAGTGTCGCATCAACAGGAAATAACGCCTTATCCACTTCACCAAACTCTTCTACTAAATTCAGCATTTTATGGTTATTAAACACAACATTCATATCACCGTAAAAAGCATAAATTTTGGAGAGAGTTTTAACCACCTGCAGATTATCTATTGCCTTACTTGAAGGTTTTAAACCCAGTAGTTTTTTAGCTTTATAAAAAGCATTTGCCTGAAAAACAACCAAGCCTATCGCGGCCTGAAACATAGACTTATTCATGACATTAAACGATTTTTCAGGTTTAGCATAAAACAAACGATCATATCGTGCGTAATTCTCTGTCCCTTCCTCAATCACATAATCAATCAACTTCTGAACAGTAATCGGGTTAGCAGCACCACTGCAGCATTGATAAATAAGGCTGTCACCTGGATCCTTAAATGATTTTGCAGCACTGTATAGTATGCTGTTTGATACAAAGTCCGCAGGAATAATATCCATCAAGCTATCTTTTCGACCGGGGAAAAAACTTACTTTCTGCCGCGCGTACGCCATAATCATTGCATCCGCAACTTTTACACCTTCGATCCAACCACCAACAGGTTCTTGATAGGTACTTTCGATGATTGATGGGCGAAGAATCGTTAAGGTTTTACCTTTAAAATGATGAAGTAGCACTTGCTCTGCCATCCACTTAGTAAAGGTGTAAACATCGTTCCAGCCATAAAGGTTCGCCATGCGAGCGCCAAGCTCAGTCAACTCTTCAGCTAGTTTGGTTTTATCATTATTTGCTTTTTTAGTTTGCTCTATGGCTTGTTGAAATTCAGTAATCAATGACTCAACGTCATAGTACCCATCTTTATGTTTGGCAATTTGCTTACCTGTAGGGCCTACAATGCCTTCGCCCATTTGGCCTTCATTGAACCCATTAACATAGCAAGTCGAAACATGAACAAGCGGTACATTGCCTGCGGCGTCTACAAAGTTGATAAAATTAAATAAGCTAAGCGTATTAATCGAGAGCGCTTGGTCTAGCGGTTCTCTAAAATTCACACTGGCAGCTGAGTTTATAATGATATCGACCTGCTGAGAAAGATCATTCCATTCTACTGACCCCAACCCGAAATTTTCTTCAGTAATCTCACCTGTTATACAACGAACTTTCTCACTCAATATCTGGTCTAATGCCGCTGAATCTTTTTCTCGCAGAGCATCAAAAATTGATGCAGAGGCGATCTCATGCTTAAAGCGCTCTTCGGCCGTTGGATAGCTTCTGCTCCCGCGAATCAGCAAGGTAATGCTCGCAACCTCTGGCACTTCACGGATAATTTTCTCAAGTAATACTTTACCTAAAAAACCGGTACACCCTGTAATAAGCAGCCGCTTATTCGCGAGTTGTTTTTTTATCTCTGATTCACGTTTATTCATCATACGGCCAAACCATCTAAATAGCGGAATTCACATCAGCGTTCCGATAACGACTGATATCTCGACTAGCTGTTACGTTGAGGTCAATGCTAGCAACATTAAACGATTTTACCGTGACCAACAGCGCAGTACATTTATTTTAACAATGTTTATAAAACCGAATGAGTATAACGGGGGGCGGATACCACAAATACGCCATACGGACGATTACACTACGCCCCCCTCTCCCTTAATATAAACTCATCGAATCAAGAGTGATACGACATAAACCTTCAGGCCGTTTATGTCGTTTTATTCAACGTTTCATATCAGGGCCCCCTACATTTAGCCCTAATCTATAGCGGTACATGATCAACGTTCGGCATCATGTACCGCTTTTTTTGCCTAAAGTTTGACCTTCTAACGCCCTAGCAACGCCTAATGTAACCGAAGTGAGTCCTGCGCAATGCGTGCACTCCAGTTAGCATCATGTTCTCGCTCACAAGCTTCTTCGGTATCAAACTTAACCTGTTTCTGAACGTGTTTAAATTTTACGCCTATTTTAAGCAAGCATCCTTGAATGAGTTTGCGCATATACACATCTTGCCCTTCTTCGCAGGCTTGGGTAAGCGATGCTTGAGTGTCAAACACACACACCACCAAAAGACTACCTGGAAAGCAGTCATACTTAGCCGTATGTGTTAGCCACTTAAAGCCCTCTACACGTTCTAGTGCACTTTCACAGGCTAACGTTAGCGCTTTCCTCACGTTGTTATCTATTTTTTTATCAGTCCTACGCATGCCAAAAAGCAACCTTGTTGGGTGGATTCAAGGGTACAAAGTATAGGCTGTTCCCGTTGTTAAATAAATGCTGGTCAAACCATGCCTGCTAAGAAGCATTGAGTAACGCTAACGATACTGTATGCTAATATTCATAACACTCAGCAGACCGCGTCAAAACGACAACACCGCTGATTTAAGCCCGTCTGTTCATACTTAATCATCAGGACGCACATGACCTCCGATCACAATCATACCCAAACGCCTGAGCCAACTATGGCCAGCACTGAAAGTTCAACAACTAAGAGCACTAAACGTTTAACTATTCTGTTAGAACTTATTGGATTTATTAAGCCTTACAAAGTCACCGTCATGGCTGCATTTATCGCGCTTATATTCACCGCTACCGTCATGTTGTCTGTAGGCCAAGGTGTACGAATACTGATAGACGATGGGTTTGCTCAGCAGTCATACGAGCAACTCAGAGAGGCAATCTTCTTCATTTTAGGTATTACGGTACTGATTGCGACAGGCACATTCTTTCGGTTTTATCTGGTCTCGTGGCTAGGCGAACGAGTCAGCGCCGATATTCGACTTGCTGTCTTTAATCACGTTATCACCTTGCACCCCAGTTACTTCGAAACACACGGCAGCGGCGATATTATGTCTCGCATCACCACCGACACCACACTGCTTCAAAGTATTATTGGGTCGTCTTTTTCAATGGCTATGCGAAGCGCATTAATATTTTTGGGGGCCTTAGCCATGCTATTTGCCACCAATATTAAATTGACGCTGATTGTTATGGCATCTGTTCCTTTTGTGTTGATTCCACTACTCGTGTATGGCCGGCGAGTACGAGCGCTCTCCCGCAAAAGCCAAGACTCTATGGCTGATGTCGGCAGCTATGCAGGTGAAGCCATTGAGCATATCAAAACTGTGCAAAGCTATACTCGTGAAGTTGAAGAAAAGCGTTCGTTTTCTATTGAAGTTGAAAAGTCTTTTGCTATTGGTAAAAACCGTATAAAGCAACGTGCAACTTTAATAGCGGGGGTAATCCTTATTGTATTCAGTGCTATTACAGGCATGCTTTGGGTAGGCGGAAGTGACGTAATCTCTGGCCAAATGTCGGGAGGAGATTTAGCAGCATTTGTGTTCTATGCCATATTAGTCGGCTCTTCTCTAGCGACCATCTCTGAAGTATTTGGCCAACTTCAACAAGCCGCAGGCGCGACTGAACGGCTAGTAGAAATTTTACAAGAAAAAAGCCATATACTCCCGCCGGAATCCCATAGTATCTCAACGGCTAGCCTCACTGCTGAGATCACATTTAAAAATGTCACATTCCACTACCCTTCTCGCCCTAATCAACCTGCCACGACATTGTTATCGCTTATTGCGGAACAAGGTAAAGTACTCGCATTAGTAGGACCATCAGGTGCAGGAAAAACGACACTGTTTGAGTTAATACAACGATTTTACGACCCACAGTCAGGCTCAATCACTCTGGGGGGAACCGACATTAGACAAATTGACCCCAATGACCTCCGTAAACAGATGGCGTTAGTTCCTCAGCAACCCGCCTTATTTAGCCATGATGTATTCCACAACATCCGTTACGGCAACCCCGATGCGAGTGATGAAGACGTCATAAACGCGGCCAAAAAAGCCCATGCACATGAATTCATATTGAAACTACCCGAAGGATATAAAAGCTTTTTAGGCGAAAGAGGCGTGAGGCTATCAGGCGGTCAACGACAACGTATTGCCATCGCTAGAGCGATACTAAAAGACCCTAAAATACTATTGTTAGATGAAGCAACCAGTGCTTTAGATAGCGAAAGTGAACATCATGTACAGCAAGCACTTCAAGCGCTAATGAAAGGCCGGACCACGCTCATCATTGCTCATCGTTTATCCACGATTCAACATGCCGATAAAATTGCAGTGCTTGATAATGGCCAGTTGATCGATATAGGAAGCCATCAACATTTAATGGAAACAAGTGAGCTATATCAGCGGCTTGTTGAATTGCAATTTAGGCAGATGTAACCTTTAGAGTTGGGTCTCCGCCACTCAAATAGTGATTCGTTTATCGATTAAATGCCTCCAATGCTAGTTATCCTGTTAACTAGCTAAAATTGCAATGACCCACGTCTAGATTCGCAATCTTTTTAGCCTTTAAAAAAGCAAGAAAAGCACCCAAACACTGGGTTTTGGAGTGATATAAATCAAAAAATTTTAACCCTGTTTTTTTCGAGTGTTTATCTCTCCAATACGCTTGCTCGGCATCCTTTATTTATGTTGTAATCAATATGACGATACACTTTAGCTATATATAAATAAACCGCAGGATAGCACCATTAAACGTCGCTGCTCCACATATTAACATCACAAATAATGGCGATTAACCTGTAACCCTCAACCCCTGTTCGCTTTTATTATGTATACGTGGATATAGGTCCCTAACATGAAAGAAATCAAGAAAATACTCTGTTACCTTGACCCAATAAGTCATGCAAAATCAGCTATCAAACAAACCTTAACGTTAGCCAAGCTTCATAACGCTACCATTTGCTTCGTGAGTGTTCTGAAGCCTATATCATCGCCACTCGCCAGCTTGCAACAGACATACATTCATATTCAAGAAGGCACCATTGAAAGACAACTAAAAGAATCTAACGCTAACCCAGAAGACCACGAAATCAGAGTCATTACTGGCTCCTTAGGTGCGCTTGAAGTCGTCACCATAGCGGTTAAAGAAAACTTTGATTTAATCATAAAGCCGACTGATGATAAGGGCCATAACCGAGTTTCAATTTTTGGTAGTAATGATCAACAACTATTTCGAAAGTCGTCTGTTCCGGTTTGGATAAATAAGCCGACTAAGTCTTTTCAATGCAAACGGCTATTAGCGGCAGTAGATATAGACCCAGACCAACCAGAAAACATCGACCTTAATCGCGGAATTATTGGACTGGCGAAAGAAATGGCACAAGCATTTGACGCCGAACTCCACGTGGTACACGCTTGGCACGTACCCTACGCATCCTTACTAAAAGAGAGCGGCCAACATGCCATTATCGAAAAAGCCGAATCAGCGGTGAAAGATCTCCATATTCAACAAGAGCAATTATGGAAGGCGTTTTTAAGCGAGTACGAATTAGATAACACGCCCTCTGCAAATCACTTTATTCAAGGCGATGTTGATAAAGTCGTGAGCGACCTCGCTTTAACACTAGACATTGACACTGTCGTGATGGGTACGGTTGCCAGAACAGGCATAGAAGGGTTCTTTATCGGTAATACTGCAGAGAAAATACTGTCAAAATTAGACTGCTCAGTGCTAGCTATAAAACCAGACTCTTTTAGCCCTCCTGTTAAATAATATTTATATATAAATTAATCGCGGCGTGGAGCCGCGATTTCTCAAATATATGCGTCTATTTACTTAGTGTACCGAATTTCATCTGCCCCACATAAAAGGTTGGTTTCAAACCCGGAAACCCCCAATACGAAGTCAGCTCAGACGAAGGCGCAATATTACTAAAATCCGGATTTCGCTTAGACGGGCCGGCTATCGTTTTTTCCATCACCATTGAAATATATTGATCTAATCCACCCTCTAGAGTATTGCCATTTAACACGACCTCCATGCCTGTTGAACGCGCAAACTGACGAACACCTGAAATATTAGAGTGTTGAGGAGAATAGCTTTCTGCTGAGACACCATTTTCACTCGTCACGAATAGGCCATCTGGTGTATTTGCCACCAAAGAGTGATTTCCCTCGGTATGTCCAGGTGTTTGAACTAACGCCGCACTTTCACCTAACATGACACTTGAATCAAGCAAAATGACCTTGCCTGGATCTATCCCGTCAATGCCATTCGGGCAGTACCATTGTTGCTGCGGTGGTAGAAGCGACTGGGTTGAAGTCCACTCCTGCTGCATCACCAACAGCTTAGCATTAGGAAAGTACCCTTTCTGCTTGTTGGAACCAAGCCACTTCCTAATATCTTGTGTATGTAAGTGATCATAAGAAATAAAATCAATATCTTCGGGCCTCAAACCTACCTTACTTAGGGCTTGCTCAACATCGTTATAAATAGGCGCCATAAATTTGCCCATTGGTTTGGCTAATGGCCCCCAAGCAGCATCCAAGTTCTTAAAGAAAGGCGTCTCAGCATTACCCTGAATGTCAGACGGCGAAAATAATAGCGTCTTTAGACCAACCGGCGTCTCAAACTGGACCACGAACATGCGGTTCATGATGTGCATAAAAGGGCTCCAGACTTTAGATGCATTCAGCAACCCATACTTTGTTGGATACGGTACACGAATCAAATCGATGCTTTGATAAAATGCTACAGGCTTATCTAGGTTCAGCATATAGTGTCTGAAGTCTTCTGAAGACTTCCGAACTGTTTCTAAACGGGTTCGAGGAGACAGATCGATTCGAGCTTTATTGAAATGACTAATCTTTGTAATGCCGTGCATTTCTAGTTGTTCTTGTGTCGCAGCTTGATGCGTCATAAAAAAATTGCCTTTATCACTGGTCGTTAAGTTGAGTTTATTATAGGTATTCAGATTGTCAGATAATTGATATTTAGCGACAACTTATTGATTGATTACGAACATCGCCCCCTCACCCCTAGCTGAAAGGCTAGCGACACTTTCACATCAGCTCGTTCTAAAATCATTCGTAAAATATCAATTTTTATTCGTATCTGGTCAATGACCAGCCTTTGTTTTGAATTACACTATTACTTATTAGCCTAGCAGCAATTTTCGATGAAATATTCAAATCAGGAACCAAGAATGAACAAGAATAATAAGCGATCAACATGGAAATACGGTCAACCAAAAACAGCCTTTATCTCTGGCGGCGGGAGTGGTCTGGGGCTTAATATCGCCAAAGAACTCATTCAAGAAGGCGCTAACATTGCAATATTTGATCACGGCCGCAGCGATGATTTAGTCCAATATTTAAACCAACTAATCGTGCATAACGACCAAAGAATTGAACGTTATATTGTTGATATAGCTGACCCGAAAGCCTTGGACAAAGCCATGAATTCAGCTGTGAGCGAGGTAGGCGTTCCTGACTTTGCACTTAATTCAGCTGGAATTCTAAGAACCGCTACCTTTTCAAAGCTGTCTTATGAAACCTTTGAGCAAGTCA includes these proteins:
- a CDS encoding Fis family transcriptional regulator gives rise to the protein MRRTDKKIDNNVRKALTLACESALERVEGFKWLTHTAKYDCFPGSLLVVCVFDTQASLTQACEEGQDVYMRKLIQGCLLKIGVKFKHVQKQVKFDTEEACEREHDANWSARIAQDSLRLH
- a CDS encoding FKBP-type peptidyl-prolyl cis-trans isomerase — protein: MAVVVTLLAVFLVRRSLVNKKLAAENKVKGAEFLVDNAKKEGVKTTASGLQYQVLNKGTGVVHPKRTDRVKVHYHGTLIDGTVFDSSVARGQPIDFGLNQVIKGWTEGLQLMVEGEKTRLFIPSELAYGDSGAGAIGPGSVLIFEVKLLGIN
- a CDS encoding fatty acyl-CoA reductase: MMNKRESEIKKQLANKRLLITGCTGFLGKVLLEKIIREVPEVASITLLIRGSRSYPTAEERFKHEIASASIFDALREKDSAALDQILSEKVRCITGEITEENFGLGSVEWNDLSQQVDIIINSAASVNFREPLDQALSINTLSLFNFINFVDAAGNVPLVHVSTCYVNGFNEGQMGEGIVGPTGKQIAKHKDGYYDVESLITEFQQAIEQTKKANNDKTKLAEELTELGARMANLYGWNDVYTFTKWMAEQVLLHHFKGKTLTILRPSIIESTYQEPVGGWIEGVKVADAMIMAYARQKVSFFPGRKDSLMDIIPADFVSNSILYSAAKSFKDPGDSLIYQCCSGAANPITVQKLIDYVIEEGTENYARYDRLFYAKPEKSFNVMNKSMFQAAIGLVVFQANAFYKAKKLLGLKPSSKAIDNLQVVKTLSKIYAFYGDMNVVFNNHKMLNLVEEFGEVDKALFPVDATLIDWKHYIREVHFAGLQKYALEDREVIELRRKKAKELANNAA
- a CDS encoding universal stress protein, with amino-acid sequence MKEIKKILCYLDPISHAKSAIKQTLTLAKLHNATICFVSVLKPISSPLASLQQTYIHIQEGTIERQLKESNANPEDHEIRVITGSLGALEVVTIAVKENFDLIIKPTDDKGHNRVSIFGSNDQQLFRKSSVPVWINKPTKSFQCKRLLAAVDIDPDQPENIDLNRGIIGLAKEMAQAFDAELHVVHAWHVPYASLLKESGQHAIIEKAESAVKDLHIQQEQLWKAFLSEYELDNTPSANHFIQGDVDKVVSDLALTLDIDTVVMGTVARTGIEGFFIGNTAEKILSKLDCSVLAIKPDSFSPPVK
- a CDS encoding MBL fold metallo-hydrolase; this translates as MTHQAATQEQLEMHGITKISHFNKARIDLSPRTRLETVRKSSEDFRHYMLNLDKPVAFYQSIDLIRVPYPTKYGLLNASKVWSPFMHIMNRMFVVQFETPVGLKTLLFSPSDIQGNAETPFFKNLDAAWGPLAKPMGKFMAPIYNDVEQALSKVGLRPEDIDFISYDHLHTQDIRKWLGSNKQKGYFPNAKLLVMQQEWTSTQSLLPPQQQWYCPNGIDGIDPGKVILLDSSVMLGESAALVQTPGHTEGNHSLVANTPDGLFVTSENGVSAESYSPQHSNISGVRQFARSTGMEVVLNGNTLEGGLDQYISMVMEKTIAGPSKRNPDFSNIAPSSELTSYWGFPGLKPTFYVGQMKFGTLSK
- the trmA gene encoding tRNA (uridine(54)-C5)-methyltransferase TrmA, producing the protein MNTIDTSQYPALLTSKTDRIKLKFAEFTVPELEVFASNPSHFRLRAEFRVWHTGDRCHYAMTEKGNNKNIYEVVDFPIASELINRLMPALLAELNSTDALKHRLFQAEFLTTLSGDALITLIYHRQLDDNWKSLALSLQEKLGVSIIGRARKQKVVLDRDYVIETLTVNEQQYKYKQIEGGFTQPNGKMNQTMLSWAQSCSDIANPNKDSDLVELYCGNGNFSIALAGHYRKILATEISKTSVNAAQYNIQENNIDNLIIARLSSEEFVQALQGEREFRRLEGIELNEYQFDTVLVDPPRAGLDDESVKQVQKYDNIIYISCNPETLCNNLQILATTHDIRRFALFDQFPYTDHVECGILLIRKVK
- a CDS encoding nitroreductase, whose amino-acid sequence is MDFTEVLKSRRSIRAFSDRPVDQAILDEILSEALESPSSSNTQPYKLAVATGDTCKQLGNELLAKYHKSNKIQKQPLPLKIISAITSDALPDSDYKPMLGKYPPIFQERRIATGMGLYETLGIARKDKKARDEQMAKNFTFFDAPVAIFLFIHPGMQHTALLDAGILMQSLMLSATNKGLGTCAQGALGIWRSPIDKHFTVPKDYKLVCGLALGYPEDNKVNHYKPKKIDLDELLIPKK
- a CDS encoding ABC transporter transmembrane domain-containing protein gives rise to the protein MASTESSTTKSTKRLTILLELIGFIKPYKVTVMAAFIALIFTATVMLSVGQGVRILIDDGFAQQSYEQLREAIFFILGITVLIATGTFFRFYLVSWLGERVSADIRLAVFNHVITLHPSYFETHGSGDIMSRITTDTTLLQSIIGSSFSMAMRSALIFLGALAMLFATNIKLTLIVMASVPFVLIPLLVYGRRVRALSRKSQDSMADVGSYAGEAIEHIKTVQSYTREVEEKRSFSIEVEKSFAIGKNRIKQRATLIAGVILIVFSAITGMLWVGGSDVISGQMSGGDLAAFVFYAILVGSSLATISEVFGQLQQAAGATERLVEILQEKSHILPPESHSISTASLTAEITFKNVTFHYPSRPNQPATTLLSLIAEQGKVLALVGPSGAGKTTLFELIQRFYDPQSGSITLGGTDIRQIDPNDLRKQMALVPQQPALFSHDVFHNIRYGNPDASDEDVINAAKKAHAHEFILKLPEGYKSFLGERGVRLSGGQRQRIAIARAILKDPKILLLDEATSALDSESEHHVQQALQALMKGRTTLIIAHRLSTIQHADKIAVLDNGQLIDIGSHQHLMETSELYQRLVELQFRQM